From Pseudorca crassidens isolate mPseCra1 chromosome 15, mPseCra1.hap1, whole genome shotgun sequence, one genomic window encodes:
- the CACNA1H gene encoding voltage-dependent T-type calcium channel subunit alpha-1H isoform X11 gives MTESVQAADEVRVPLGAPAPGPAAGASPASPGAPGPEAERGSRPGASPPQSPAAERGAELGADEEQPVPYPALAATVFFCLGQTTRPRSWCLRLVCPTWFEHVSMLVIMLNCVTLGMFRPCEDVECRSERCSILEAFDDFIFAFFAVEMVIKMIALGLFGQKCYLGDTWNRLDFFIVMAGMMEYSLDGHNVSLSAIRTVRVLRPLRAINRVPSMRILVTLLLDTLPMLGNVLLLCFFVFFIFGIVGVQLWAGLLRNRCFLDSTFARNSNLSFLRPYYQPEEGEENPFICSSRRDNGMQKCSHIPSRRELRVECTLGWEAYGQPQAEGAGGTGHHTCINWNQYYNVCRSGDSNPHNGAISFDNIGYAWIAIFQVITLEGWVDIMYYVMDAHSFYNFIYFILLIIVGSFFMINLCLVVIATQFSETKQRESQLMREQRARYLSNDSTLASFSEPGSCYEELLRYVGHVCRKLKRRGLRLYARWQSRWRKKVDPSGVPHGQGAGWRPRRAGGRATSIHHLVYHHHHHHHHHYHFSHGSPRRPGPEPGGSDTRLVRAGAPPSPGHGPPDAESVHSVYHADCHVEGPQERARAAHAVAAAAAGLKLATGLGAMNYPTILPSAAGSGKGGPGPKGKRPGGPLGAGGHSPLSLSSPDPCEKIQHLVGEHGLGQAPSRLSGLSVPCPLPSPQAGTLTCELSSCPYCTSALEDPELEFSDSDSGDSDSNGVYEFTRDVRHGDRRDPMQPPPAADTPDSGGTRRRAQRRAVAGEQGGLGRVWASFSGKLCRIVDSKYFNRGIMVAILTNTLSMGIEYHEQPDELTNALEISNIVFTSMFALEMLLKLLAFGPLGYIRNPYNIFDGIIVVISVWEIIGQADGGLSVLRTFRLLRVLKLVRFMPALRRQLVVLMKTMDNVATFCMLLMLFIFIFSILGMHLFGCKFSLKTDTGDTVPDRKNFDSLLWAIVTVFQILTQEDWNVVLYNGMASTSSWAALYFVALMTFGNYVLFNLLVAILVEGFQAEGDATRSDTDEDKTSTHLEEDLDKFRDLRATEMKMYSLAVTPNGHLEGQASLPPPLIMRTAATPMPTPKSSPHLDAAPGLLDSRRGSSSSVDPQLGDQKSLSSLRSSPCTHWGPNSAWSSRRSSWNSLGRAPSLKRRSQCGERESLLSGEGKGSGSTDEEAEDSRPGVGTSPDTRATLLRRTESLDHRSTLDLRPLRPAALLPTKLHDCNGLALPSELFLRIDSHKEDTAEFDDDVEDSCCSRLQKVLEPYKPECCRSREPWALYLFSPQNRLRISCQKIIAHKMFDHVVLVFIFLNCITIALERPDIDPGSTERVFLSISNYIFTAIFVAEMMVKVVALGLVSGEHAYLQSSWNILDGLLVLVSLVDIIVAMASAGGAKILGILRVLRLLRTLRPLRVISRAPGLKLVVETLISSLRPIGNIVLICCAFFIIFGILGVQLFKGKFYYCEGADTRNISTKAECWAAHYRWVRRKYNFDNLGQALMSLFVLSSKDGWVNIMYDGLDAVGIDQQPVPNHNPWMLLYFISFLLIVSFFVLNMFVGVVVENFHKCRQHQEAEEARRREEKRQRRLERKRRSKALPVAVAGTFPNPEAQRRPYYADYSPTRRSIHSLCTSHYLDLFITFIIGVNVITMSMEHYNQPKSLDEALKYCNYVFTIVFVFEALLKLVAFGFRRFFKDRWNQLDLAIVLLSIMGITLEEIEMNAALPINPTIIRIMRVLRIARGREPRPAFHAPVFYLCCPGSGAVWEARVQ, from the exons CTGCCCCACATGGTTCGAGCACGTCAGCATGCTGGTCATCATGCTCAACTGCGTGACTCTGGGCATGTTCCGCCCCTGCGAGGACGTCGAGTGCCGCTCGGAGCGCTGCAGCATCCTGGAG GCGTTTGACGACTTCATCTTCGCCTTCTTCGCGGTGGAGATGGTCATCAAGATGATCGCCCTCGGGCTGTTCGGGCAGAAGTGCTACCTGGGCGACACGTGGAACAGGCTGGACTTCTTCATCGTCATGGCGGG CATGATGGAGTACTCTCTGGATGGACACAACGTGAGCCTCTCGGCCATCCGGACAGTGCGTGTGCTGCGGCCCCTCCGTGCCATCAACCGTGTGCCCA GCATGAGGATCCTGGTCACGCTGCTGCTGGACACGCTGCCCATGCTCGGGAACGTCCTCCTGCTCTGCTTCTTTGTCTTCTTCATCTTCGGCATCGTGGGTGTCCAGCTTTGGGCTGGACTGCTGCGCAACCGCTGCTTCCTGGACAGCACCTTCGCCAG GAACAGCAACCTCAGCTTCCTGCGGCCATACTACCAGCCGGAGGAGGGTGAGGAAAACCCCTTCATCTGCTCCTCTCGCCGGGACAATGGCATGCAGAAGTGCTCGCACATCCCCAGCCGCCGCGAGCTGCGCGTGGAGTGCACGCTGGGCTGGGAGGCCTATGGGCAGCCACAGGCCGAGGGCGCAGGTGGCACGGGCCACCACACCTGCATCAACTGGAACCAGTACTACAATGTGTGCCGCTCAGGCGACTCCAACCCACACAACGGGGCCATCAGCTTCGACAACATCGGCTATGCCTGGATCGCCATCTTCCAG GTGATCACGCTGGAGGGCTGGGTGGACATCATGTACTACGTCATGGACGCTCATTCCTTCTACAACTTCATCTACTTCATCCTGCTCATCATT GTGGGTTCCTTCTTCATGATCAACCTGTGCCTAGTGGTGATCGCCACGCAGTTCTCGGAGACGAAGCAGCGGGAGAGCCAGCTGATGCGGGAGCAGCGGGCCCGCTACCTGTCCAACGACAGCACGCTGGCCAGCTTCTCAGAGCCTGGCAGCTGCTATGAGGAGCTCCTCCGGTACGTGGGCCATGTGTGCCGCAAGCTGAAGCGCCGTGGCCTCCGCCTCTATGCCCGCTGGCAGAGCCGCTGGCGCAAGAAGGTGGACCCCAGCGGCGTGCCGCACGGCCAGGGCGCTGGGTGGCGGCCACGGCGGGCGGGAGGGCGCGCCACCTCCATCCACCATCTTgtgtaccaccaccaccaccaccaccaccaccactaccacttcAGCCATGGCAGCCCACGCCGGCCAGGCCCCGAGCCAGGCGGCAGTGACACCAGGCTGGTGCGGGCCGGAGCACCTCCCTCGCCCGGACATGGGCCCCCTGACGCTGAGTCAGTGCACAGCGTGTACCATGCAGACTGCCACGTGGAGGGGCCACAGGAGAGGGCCCGGGCGGCACATGCtgtggccgccgccgccgccggcctcAAGCTGGCCACTGGGCTGGGCGCCATGAACTACCCCACCATCCTGCCCTCGGCCGCAGGCAGTGGCAAAGGTGGCCCCGGGCCCAAGGGGAAGCGTCCTGGTGGACCCCTGGGAGCCGGGGGGCACAGCCCACTGAGCCTGAGCAGCCCCGACCCCTGCGAGAAGATCCAGCATCTGGTCGGGGAGCACG GACTGGGCCAGGCCCCCAGCCGTCTGTCAGGCCTGAGcgtgccctgccccctgcccagcccccaggcGGGCACGCTGACCTGTGAGCTGAGTAGCTGCCCGTACTGCACCAGCGCCCTGGAGGACCCCGAGCTGGAGTTCAGCGACTCAGACAGCGGAGACTCGGACAGCAACGGGGTCTACGAATTCACACGGGATGTGCGGCATGGAGACCGCCGTGACCCCATGCAGCCACCCCCAGCGGCGGACACGCCAGACTCAGGAGGAACGCGGCGGAGGGCACAGCGTCGGGCGGTGGCAGGCGAGCAGGGAGGGCTGGGCCGTGTCTGGGCCTCCTTTAGCGGCAAGCTGTGCCGCATCGTGGACAGCAAGTACTTCAACCGCGGCATCATGGTAGCCATCCTCACCAACACGCTGAGCATGGGCATCGAGTACCATGAGCAG CCTGACGAGCTGACCAACGCCCTGGAGATCAGCAACATCGTGTTCACGAGTATGTTTGCCCTGGAGATGCTGCTGAAGCTGCTGGCCTTTGGTCCGCTGGGCTACATCCGGAATCCCTACAACATCTTCGATGGCATCATCGTGGTCATCAG CGTGTGGGAGATCATCGGGCAGGCAGACGGCGGGCTGTCGGTGCTGCGGACCTTCCGGCTGCTGCGGGTGCTCAAGCTGGTGCGCTTCATGCCCGCGCTGCGGCGCCAGCTGGTGGTGCTCATGAAGACCATGGATAACGTGGCCACTTTCTGCATGCTGCTCATGCTGTTCATCTTCATCTTCAG CATCCTCGGAATGCACCTGTTTGGCTGCAAATTCAGCCTGAAAACAGACACTGGAGACACGGTCCCTGACAGGAAGAACTTTGACTCCCTGCTGTGGGCCATCGTCACCGTGTTCCAG ATCCTCACCCAGGAGGACTGGAACGTTGTCCTCTACAACGGCATGgcctccacctcctcctgggCTGCCCTCTACTTCGTGGCCCTCATGACCTTTGGCAACTACGTGCTCTTCAACCTGCTGGTGGCCATCCTTGTGGAGGGCTTCCAGGCGGAG GGTGATGCCACCAGGTCTGACACAGATGAAGACAAGACCTCCACCCACTTGGAGGAGGACTTGGACAAGTTCAGAGACCTCAGGGCCACAG agaTGAAGATGTACTCGCTGGCGGTGACCCCCAACGGGCACTTGGAGGGCCAGGCCAGCCTACCCCCTCCCCTCATCATGCGCACGGCAGCCACACCCATGCCCACCCCCAAGAGCTCCCCACACCTGGATGCGGCCCCTGGCCTCCTGGACTCACGACGTGGCAGCAGCAGCTCCGTGGACCCCCAGCTGGGGGACCAGAAGTCTCTG TCCAGCCTCCGCAGCTCGCCCTGCACCCACTGGGGCCCCAACAGCGCCTGGAGCAGCCGGCGCTCCAGCTGGAACAGCCTGGGCCGTGCACCTAGCCTCAAGCGCAGGAGCCAGTGCGGGGAGCGTGAGTCGCTGCTGTCCGGCGAGGGCAAGGGCAGCGGCAGCACAGACGAGGAGGCCGAGGACAGCAGGCCTGGTGTGGGAACCTCGCCAGACACACGTGCCACACTGCTGCGGCGCACCGAGTCCCTGGACCACCGCAGCACGCTTGACCTGCGGCCCCTGCGGCCGGCTGCCCTGCTGCCCACCAAGCTCCACGACTGCAACGGGCTGGCCCTGCCCAGCGAGTTATTCCTGCGCATCGACAGCCACAAGGAGGACACGGCCGAGTTTGACGATGATGTGGAGGAT agctGCTGCTCCCGGCTGCAGAAAGTGCTGGAGCCCTACAAGCCCGAGTGCTGTCGGAGCCGCGAGCCCTGGGCCCTGTACCTCTTCTCCCCACAGAACAG GCTCCGCATCTCCTGCCAGAAGATCATTGCTCACAAGATGTTTGATCACGTCGTCCTGGTCTTCATCTTCCTCAACTGCATCACGATCGCCCTGGAGAGGCCCGACATTGACCCCGGCAGCACC GAGCGCGTCTTCCTCAGCATCTCCAACTACATCTTCACGGCGATCTTCGTGGCCGAGATGATGGTGAAG GTGGTGGCCCTGGGCCTGGTCTCTGGTGAGCATGCCTACCTGCAGAGCAGTTGGAACATACTGGATGGGCTGCTGGTCCTGGTGTCCCTGGTTGACATCATCGTGGCCATGGCGTCGGCCGGTGGTGCCAAGATCCTGGGCATCCTGCGTGTGCTGCGCCTGCTGCGGACACTGCGGCCCCTGCG GGTTATCAGCCGTGCCCCAGGCCTCAAACTGGTGGTGGAGACTCTGATATCGTCACTCAGGCCCATCGGAAACATTGTCCTCATCTGCTGTGCCTTCTTCATCATCTTCGGCATCCTAGGGGTGCAG CTCTTCAAGGGGAAGTTTTACTACTGCGAGGGCGCTGACACCAGGAACATCTCCACTAAAGCCGAGTGCTGGGCTGCGCACTACCGCTGGGTGCGACGCAAGTACAACTTCGACAACCTGGgccag GCGCTGATGTCCCTGTTCGTGCTCTCATCCAAGGACGGATGGGTGAACATCATGTACGACGGGCTGGACGCCGTGGGCATAGACCAGCAG CCGGTGCCCAACCACAACCCCTGGATGCTGCTCTACTTCATCTCCTTCCTGCTCATCGTCAGCTTCTTTGTGCTCAACATGTTCGTGGGCGTCGTGGTGGAGAACTTCCACAAGTGCCGGCAGCACCAGGAGGCCGAGGAGGCACGGCGGCGGGAAGAGAAGCGGCAGCGGCGCCTGGAGAGGAAACGCAGGAGTAAGGCGCTCCCGGTGGCGGTGGCGG GCACTTTCCCCAACCCAG AGGCCCAGCGCCGGCCCTACTATGCGGACTACTCACCCACGCGTCGCTCCATCCACTCTCTGTGCACCAGCCACTATCTGGACCTCTTCATCACCTTCATCATCGGCGTCAACGTCATCACCATGTCCATGGAGCACTATAACCAGCCCAAG TCTCTGGACGAGGCCCTCAAGTACTGCAATTATGTGTTCACCATCGTCTTCGTCTTTGAGGCCCTGCTGAAGCTGGTGGCGTTTGGGTTCCGGAGGTTTTTCAAGGACAG GTGGAACCAGCTGGACCTGGCCATCGTCCTGCTGTCCATCATGGGCATCACACTGGAGGAGATAGAGATGAACGCGGCGCTGCCCATCAACCCCACCATCATCCGCATCATGCGCGTGCTGCGCATCGCCCGCG GTAGGGAACCTCGGCCTGCTTTTCATGCTCCTGTTTTTTATCTATGCTGCCCTGGGAGTGGAGCTGTTTGGGAGGCTCG AGTGCAGTGA